In a single window of the Cryptococcus tetragattii IND107 chromosome 1, whole genome shotgun sequence genome:
- a CDS encoding methylenetetrahydrofolate reductase, which translates to MKITEKLQKAEKEGRPFWSFEFFPPRTAQGLQNLYDRIERMRDLGPEFIDITWGAGGKNADLTNSLVQVCQATIGIETCMHLCCTEMPKEKVEWALKEAKSHGCQNILALRGDPVAGTSTWEPTPGGFMNAVDLVRYIHKHYPGDFCVAVAGFPQGHPETPDTPEGRAQEMKWLKAKVDAGAEFIFTQMFYDTSIFFDWVKRVREAGINVPIVPGIMPIQNWEKFEKWVQRENIIVPSHFYEALNPVRGDDERVRQVGTKLVADMCKTILQNKEAGIKGLHIYTLNLEKGARMLLKELGFEGRREQIAPLPWRPSLTPSRREETIRPIFWANRTRSYLSRTADWDEFPNGRWGDSRSPAYGDLDGYPVSIGITAPDAYNLWGHPTTSFDLHTLFARFCRGDLVKLPWSTQPPASETSLIIEQLAKMNELGYLTINSQPAVDGVRSDDKVHGWGPAGGYVYQKAYLEFFVSPDLLSPLIRRIERDPRITYYAVNKQGDLRTNTHSESPNAVTWGVFPGKEIVQPTIVEAVSFIAWKDEAFELGLQWAHLYPAGSPSRKLITDTMNTSYLVNIVANDFRDGMSIFEPFLLNQTTVGKVVEGVKGTVEGIVEGVKGVVSA; encoded by the exons ATGAAGATCACCGAGAAGCTGCAaaaggctgagaaggagggtcGACCCTTCTGGAGTTTTGaattcttccctccccGGACTGCTCAA GGTTTGCAAAATCTCTACGACCGTATCGAGCGTATGAGGGACCTTGGTCCTGAGTTTATTGACATCACCTG GGGCGCTGGTGGAAAGAATGCCGATCTTACCAACTCTCTTGTCCAGGTTTGCCAGGCAACCATTGGCATTGAAACTTGCATGCACCTTTGTTGTACCGAGA TGCCCAAGGAAAAGGTCGAATGGGCCCTCAAGGAAGCAAAGTCTCATGGTTGTCAAAACATTCTTGCGCTTCGTGGTGACCCTGTGGCTGGCACATCCACATGGGAACCTACTCCTGGTGGATTCATGAATGCCGTTGACCTGGTTCGATACATCCACAAGCATTACCCCGGAGACTTCTGCGTCGCCGTTGCCGGATTTCCCCAGGGACACCCCGAGACTCCGGACACGCCCGAGGGCAGGGCTcaggagatgaagtggCTGAAAGCGAAGGTTGACGCAGGAGCCGAATTTATCTTCACTCAGATGTTCTACGACACTtcaatcttctttgatTGGGTGAAGCGCGTGAGGGAGGCTGGCATCAATGTTCCCATCGTACCTGGTATCATGCCAATTCAGAACTGGGAAAAGTTTGAGAAATGGGTCCAGAGGGAGAATATTATCGTACCTTCTCATTTCTATGAGGCTCTTAACCCTGTTCGAGGAGACGACGAAAGGGTGCGACAGGTGGGAACAAAGCTGGTTGCCGATATGTGTAAGACCATCTTGCAGAACAAGGAGGCTGGTATCAAGGGTCTGCACATCTACACATTGAACTTGGAAAAGGGAGCGAGGATGTTGTTGAAGGAACTTGGATtcgagggaaggagagagcaAATAGCGCCATTGCCATGGAGGCCAAGTTTGACTCCAAGCCGAAGAGAGGAGACCATTAGGCCAATCTTCTG GGCCAATCGGACCCGCTCTTACCTTTCTAGGA CCGCTGATTGGGACGAGTTCCCTAACGGACGATGGGGTGATTCCCGAAGTCCCGCATACGGTGATCTCGACGGCTACCCCGTATCCATCGGTATCACT GCTCCTGACGCTTATAACCTTTGGGGACACCCCACCACTTCCTTTGACCTCCACACCCTCTTCGCTCGTTTCTGCCGTGGTGACTTGGTGAAACTTCCTTGGTCCACTCAACCTCCTGCATCCGAGACGTCTCTCATCATTGAACAGCTTGCCAAGATGAACGAGCTCGGATACCTCACCATTAACTCTCAACCAGCGGTGGATGGTGTGAGGAGCGACGATAAAGTGCACGGTTGGGGTCCGGCTGGTGGTTATGTCTATCAGAAG GCCTATCTCGAGTTCTTTGTCTCTCCCGACCTGCTTTCTCCCTTAATTAGGAGAATTGAGCGAGACCCTAGGATCACCTACTATGCCGTCAACAAGCAGGGTGATCTGAGGACCAACACTCACAGCGAGAGCCCCAACGCCGTCACTTGGGGTGTCTTCCCCGGCAAGGAAATTGTCCAA CCGACCATCGTAGAGGCGGTCTCTTTCATCGCCtggaaagatgaagcatTCGAACTCGGTCTGCAGTGGGCTCACCTCTACCCCGCCGGCTCTCCTTCTCGTAAACTCATCACTGACACCATGAACACTTCCTATCTCGTCAACATCGTCGCCAATGACTTCCGAGATGGCATGTCAATCTTCGAGCCGTTCTTACTTAATCAAACGACTGTCGGgaaagtggtggagggtgTGAAGGGCACCGTTGAGGGGATTGTTGAGGGTGTGAAGGGTGTGGTTAGTGCTTAG
- a CDS encoding ornithine-oxo-acid transaminase yields the protein MSPIASSASPLKSNKPTLSSQEVMNLEHEYSAHNYHPLPVCFEKGVGAHVWDPEGNEYLDFLSAYSAVNQGHCHPEILKTLVTQASKLTLSSRAFYSSNLGPFAKKITSMFGYDMVLPMNTGAEAVETAIKLARKWGYEKKKIPDGKAKVLSVEGNFHGRTIGIISMSTDPESRTGFGPFLENVGPRWDTGLIRYNHPEDLEKVLEKHGDEVAAFLVEPIQGEAGIFVPDDGYLAKCAEICKKYNVLLICDEIQTGLCRTGKMLCFEWDNIRPDIVILGKALSGGMYPVSCVLADKDIMLCIKPGEHGSTYGGNPLGCAVAMTALDVLVKEDLANRSLQLGEIFRSELAKLKSPLIKLIRGRGLFNGVVIDESASKKRRTAWQLCLLMKSKGLLAKPTHVNIIRFAPPLVISEEDVRKAVKIIGESLEELDTIEKIPGDEGEEHEAAIKLDD from the exons ATGTCCCCAATTGCTTCGAGTGCTTCTCCCCTTAAGTCAAACAAGCCCACCCTCTCCAGCCAGGAGGTTATGAACCTCGAGCACGAGTACTCGGC TCACAATTACCACCCCCTTCCTGT CTGTTTCGAGAAGGGTGTGGGCGCCCACGTATGGGACCCCGAGGGCAATGAGTACCTTGACTTCCTTTCTGCCTACTC AGCAGTTAATCAGGGCCATTGCCACCCCGAAATTT TGAAAACCCTTGTCACGCAAGCCTCCAAactcaccctctcctcccgAGCTTTCTACTCCTCTAACCTTGGTCCGTTTGCTAAGAAGATTACCTCCATGTTTGGGTACGACATGGTTCTACCTATGAACACTGGTGCCGAGGCCGTTGAAACCGCTATCAAGCTCGCGCGTAAGTGGGGttacgagaagaagaagattccCGACGGCAAGGCCAAGGTCCTTTCTGTCGAGGGTAACTTCCACGGAAGGACTATTGGTATTATCTCTATGTCCACGGACCCGGAGTCTAGAACTGGTTTTGGTCCTTTCTTGGAAAACGTCGGCCCTAGATGGGACACCGGGTTGATCAGGTACAACCACCCCgaggatttggagaagGTGCTCGAGAAGCACGGCGACGAAGTTGCAGCCTTCTTGGTTGAGCCCATTCAGGGTGAGGCGGG TATCTTCGTTCCTGACGATGGTTACCTTGCCAAGTGCGCTGAGATCTGCAAGAAATACAACGTTCTTTTGATCTGTGATGAGATTCAGACCGGTCTTTGCCGAACCGGTAAGATGCTCTGCTTCGAGTGGGACAACATTAGGCCGGACATTGTCATTCTTGGCAAAGCCCTTTCGGGCGGTA TGTACCCCGTCTCTTGTGTCCTTGCCGATAAGGACATTATGCTTTGCATTAAGCCCGGAGAGCATGGTTCTACTTACGGCGGCAACCCTCTCGGTTGCGCTGTCGCCATGACTGCTCTCGACGTTCTTGTCAAGGAGGATCTCGCCAACCGATCCCTGCAGCTTGGTGAAATCTTCCGATCTGAACTTGCCAAGCTCAAATCTCCTTTGATCAAGCTTATTCGTGGGAGGGGATTATTCAACGGTGTGGTTATCGACGAAAGCGCtagcaagaagagaaggacagcGTGGCAGCTTTGTCTGTTAATGAAGAGTAAGGGCTTGTTGGCCAAGCCTACTCACGTCAACAT TATCCGATTCGCTCCTCCACTCGTAATcagcgaggaggatgttcGCAAAGCTGTCAAAATCATCGGCGAGTCTCTTGAGGAGCTTGACACC attgaaaagattCCCGGtgatgagggtgaggagCACGAAGCTGCCATCAAGCTTGATGACTAA
- a CDS encoding dol-P-Man:Man(5)GlcNAc(2)-PP-Dol alpha-1,3-mannosyltransferase, whose amino-acid sequence MSGQNPSSPALGQGKGLVSHGVDLVRALFFDRRYFWHTAFLLFLGEAALSLLVIWKIPYTKIDWPAYMQQVDMFLAGERDYSKIEGETGPLVYPALHLYIYTAFHRLLPSIENVRPAQLVFLVFYLATFLAVCTIYYLAGRPSNGGRHFPQVLLIPLTLSKRAHSIFLLRLFNDPIAMLIFYLSVIAFQIGGRKGWRLGCVLFGLALGVKMNILNFLPGLLVLLFQYRGIVGTMEGLSIIGLIQFILPAPFFFAKSEPHLLKAYFTSAFDFSRQFLYEWTVNWRFISEEAFLSRERAVALLAGHLTVLGLFAAFKWSPVPGGTLKVLQKGFSNPLNQALEVSQVPAYHIPLVLFSANLIGMLFARSLHYQFHSWYFHQLPFLLYSGAGWGNTLTSVMIWVAVQYAWETAPSTISTSIALLAGHGAMVLGLVFHGMKQLSSKQKFKTK is encoded by the exons ATGTCTGGTCAAAATCCGTCAAGCCCAGCCTTGGGACAGGGGAAAGGTCTTGTAAGCCACGGCGTCGATTTGGTGCGAGCATTGTTCTTCGACCGACGATATTTTTGGCACaccgccttcctcctctttctaGGAGAGGCTGCGTTGAGCCTGTTAGTGATATGGAAAATTCCTT ATACAAAGATAGACTGGCCGGCATATATGCAACAAGTAGATATGTTCCTTGCCGGCGAAAGGGATTATTCTAAGATTGAAGGGGAGACAGGACCTCTGGT TTATCCCGCCTTGCACTTGTACATATACACCGCCTTTCACCGTCTCCTACCATCCATCGAAAATGTTCGTCCCGCCCAATTGGTCTTTCTCGTGTTCTATCTCGCCACGTTTTTGGCTGTGTGCACGATCTACTATCTCGCCGGACGTCCATCGAATGGGGGCCGTCATTTCCCGCAGGTGCTACTTATCCCTTTGACCCTCTCTAAGAGAGCCCACTCAATATTCTTGCTTCGACTGTTCAATGATCCCATCGCTATGCTCATTTTTTATCTTTCCGTGATCGCTTTCCAAATTGGTGGTCGGAAGGGCTGGAGACTAGGATGCGTGCTTTTCGG TCTCGCACTGGGAGTCAAGATGAACATCCTCAATTTTTTGCCCGGTCTACTCgttctcctttttcaatATCGCGGCATTGTCGGCACAATGGAAGGCCTCTCGATCATCGGCCTTATCCAGTTTATTCTCCCTGctccatttttctttgcaaAAAGCGAACCCCACCTCTTGAAAGCCTACTTCACTTCTGCTTTTGATTTCTCACGACAGTTCTTGTATGAATGGACAGTCAACTGGAGATTCATCAGTGAAGAGGCATTTTTAAGCAGGGAGAGGGCTGTGGCTCTACTTGCAGGGCAT CTTACTGTCTTGGGGTTGTTTGCAGCATTCAAATGGTCACCGGTGCCCGGCGGCACCTTGAAGGTACTGCAGAAAGGGTTCTCTAACCCTTTAAACCAAGCTTTGGAGGTTTCGCAGGTCCCAGCTTATC ATATTCCTTTAGTCTTGTTTTCAGCCAATCTTATAGGCATGCTATTTGCCCGTTCTTTACACTATCAATTTCACTCTTGGTATTTCCATCAGTTACCTTTCTTACTCTATTCCGGTGCTGGATGGGGCAATACGCTGACTAG TGTTATGATATGGGTTGCTGTGCAGTATGCATGGGAAACAGCCCCATCCACAATTAGCACTTCTATTGCGCTTTTAGCTGGGCACGGTGCAATGGTTTTGGGACTTGTTTTCCATGGAATGAAACAGTTGTCATCAAAACAGAAATTTAAGACCAAATAA